From Variimorphobacter saccharofermentans, one genomic window encodes:
- the rpmG gene encoding 50S ribosomal protein L33, whose protein sequence is MRVKITLACTDCKQRNYDMTKDKKTHPDRMETKKYCKFCRTHTMHKETK, encoded by the coding sequence GTGCGCGTAAAGATCACATTGGCATGTACTGATTGCAAACAACGCAATTACGACATGACAAAAGATAAGAAAACACATCCAGACAGAATGGAAACAAAGAAGTATTGTAAGTTTTGCAGAACCCACACAATGCACAAGGAAACGAAATAA
- the rplA gene encoding 50S ribosomal protein L1, whose product MKRGKKYAETAKLIDRAVQYDVAEAISLVKKSAVAKFDETIEAHIRLGVDGRHADQQVRGAVVLPHGTGKTVRVLVFAKGDKAAEAQAAGADYVGAEDLIPKIQNENWFEFDVVVATPDMMGVVGRLGRVLGPKGLMPNPKAGTVTMDVTKAVNDIKAGKIEYRLDKTNIIHVPVGKASFTEEMLTDNFQTLIGAVIKAKPSAAKGQYLKSVTLASTMGPGVKLNTAKLG is encoded by the coding sequence ATGAAAAGAGGAAAGAAATATGCTGAAACTGCAAAATTAATTGACAGAGCAGTACAATATGATGTTGCAGAAGCAATCAGCTTAGTAAAGAAATCAGCAGTAGCAAAATTCGACGAGACTATCGAAGCACACATCAGATTGGGTGTTGACGGACGTCACGCTGACCAACAGGTTCGTGGTGCAGTTGTATTACCTCATGGAACAGGTAAGACAGTTCGCGTACTCGTATTCGCTAAGGGAGATAAAGCAGCAGAAGCTCAGGCAGCTGGCGCTGATTATGTAGGAGCAGAAGACTTAATCCCGAAGATTCAGAATGAAAACTGGTTTGAATTTGATGTTGTTGTAGCTACACCTGATATGATGGGTGTTGTAGGACGTTTAGGTCGTGTACTTGGTCCTAAGGGCTTAATGCCAAACCCGAAAGCAGGTACAGTTACCATGGACGTTACAAAAGCGGTAAACGATATCAAAGCAGGTAAGATTGAATACAGATTGGATAAGACTAATATTATCCATGTACCGGTAGGTAAAGCTTCCTTCACCGAGGAAATGTTAACAGATAACTTCCAGACATTAATCGGTGCTGTAATCAAAGCAAAACCCTCCGCTGCAAAAGGTCAGTATTTAAAGAGTGTAACTCTTGCTTCTACCATGGGACCTGGTGTTAAGTTAAATACTGCAAAATTAGGTTAA
- the secE gene encoding preprotein translocase subunit SecE — translation MGEMANTTDKAPKKSWFKNLKAEFKKIVWPDKDTLTKQSIAVIAVTIVLGAIIYVLDYAIERGIGILLG, via the coding sequence ATGGGAGAGATGGCTAATACTACTGATAAGGCTCCAAAGAAAAGCTGGTTCAAAAACCTGAAGGCTGAGTTCAAGAAGATCGTATGGCCTGACAAAGATACTCTTACAAAACAGTCAATCGCTGTCATTGCTGTAACTATTGTCTTAGGTGCAATTATTTACGTACTTGATTATGCAATTGAACGCGGCATTGGAATCTTATTAGGATAA
- the rplK gene encoding 50S ribosomal protein L11 has protein sequence MAKKVSGYIKLQIPAGKATPAPPVGPALGQHGVNIVQFTKEFNARTADQDGLIIPVVITVYADRSFSFITKTPPAAVLLKKALNLKSGSAAPNKTKVAKISKAELRKIAELKMPDLNAASVEAAMSMIAGTARSMGITVED, from the coding sequence ATGGCAAAGAAAGTATCAGGTTATATTAAATTACAGATTCCAGCTGGTAAGGCGACTCCGGCTCCCCCGGTAGGTCCCGCACTTGGTCAGCATGGTGTAAACATTGTACAATTTACCAAGGAATTTAACGCAAGAACAGCAGATCAGGACGGATTAATTATTCCGGTTGTAATTACTGTTTATGCAGACAGAAGCTTCAGCTTCATTACTAAGACTCCGCCGGCAGCAGTTTTACTTAAGAAGGCTCTTAACTTGAAATCCGGTTCTGCTGCACCGAATAAAACAAAGGTAGCAAAGATATCAAAAGCAGAACTCAGAAAAATAGCAGAATTAAAAATGCCCGATTTAAATGCAGCTAGTGTTGAAGCGGCTATGAGCATGATCGCAGGAACCGCTAGAAGTATGGGTATTACTGTAGAAGACTAA
- the rplJ gene encoding 50S ribosomal protein L10 codes for MAKIELKQPVVEEIKGYVSNAKAAVLVDYRGLTVAEDTELRKKLREAGVVYKVYKNTMLNFAFKGTDFEQLAKDLEGPTAVAFGLDDATAPARIINDCIKTMPKLEFKSGVVEGTYYDQKGIQVIATIPSRDVLISKLLGSLQSPITNFARVLKQIAEKTA; via the coding sequence ATGGCAAAAATCGAACTGAAGCAACCTGTTGTTGAAGAGATCAAAGGTTATGTAAGCAATGCAAAGGCTGCCGTATTAGTTGACTACCGCGGCTTAACTGTTGCTGAAGATACAGAGCTTCGTAAGAAATTAAGAGAAGCAGGCGTTGTATATAAGGTATATAAGAACACAATGCTGAACTTCGCTTTCAAAGGAACTGATTTTGAGCAATTAGCAAAAGATCTGGAAGGCCCTACAGCTGTAGCATTTGGGCTTGATGATGCAACTGCTCCTGCAAGAATAATCAATGACTGCATTAAGACAATGCCGAAGTTAGAGTTTAAGTCAGGTGTTGTTGAAGGAACCTATTATGATCAGAAGGGAATTCAGGTTATTGCTACCATTCCTTCAAGAGATGTTCTTATTTCCAAGTTACTTGGAAGCTTGCAATCACCGATTACAAACTTTGCAAGAGTACTCAAACAGATTGCCGAAAAAACTGCATAG
- the nusG gene encoding transcription termination/antitermination protein NusG has product MSEANWYVVHTYSGYENKVKANIEKTIESLKLQEQILEVSVPMQDVIEVKNGVKKRVQKKMFPGYVLLHMVMNDDVWYVVRNTRGVTGFVGPDSKQPVPLSDEEMRSMGIRNDEVTVDFEIGDTVTVTSGVWENTTGIIRQINTHKQIVTISVDMFGRETPVEIGFGDIKVRN; this is encoded by the coding sequence ATGTCAGAAGCTAATTGGTACGTTGTTCACACCTATTCAGGGTATGAGAACAAAGTAAAAGCGAACATCGAGAAAACAATTGAAAGTCTAAAGCTTCAAGAGCAGATTTTGGAAGTGTCTGTTCCGATGCAGGACGTGATTGAAGTAAAAAATGGTGTTAAGAAGCGTGTTCAAAAGAAAATGTTTCCGGGTTATGTATTACTTCATATGGTTATGAATGATGATGTATGGTATGTAGTACGTAATACAAGAGGTGTAACAGGCTTTGTTGGTCCGGATTCAAAACAACCGGTTCCTTTATCTGACGAAGAGATGCGCAGTATGGGAATTAGAAACGATGAGGTTACAGTTGATTTTGAAATTGGTGATACCGTTACGGTAACTTCCGGAGTTTGGGAGAATACGACAGGTATTATCAGACAGATCAATACTCATAAGCAGATTGTAACAATCAGCGTGGATATGTTTGGACGTGAAACACCAGTAGAGATTGGTTTCGGTGATATAAAGGTTCGCAATTAA